A part of Miscanthus floridulus cultivar M001 chromosome 6, ASM1932011v1, whole genome shotgun sequence genomic DNA contains:
- the LOC136460325 gene encoding uncharacterized protein, whose amino-acid sequence MAQAWNGLIVQVIVDWEIQILLLLSFALQLLLFFFGGLRRRSSNALLRLSLWLAYLSADFIAVYALGYLSRHLPTTTTTTANGDRCYQECLQSQALSSPSHPLTLLWAPFLLVHLGGQDTVTAFALEDNELWLRHFLNMMVQVCLVLYVLWNSMAHNQLVIPAAFVFVAGVIKYGERIWALKCGSQKGLKSSAISSIIVFDDSTQKTIVANESSRGRYRHEDIHLQTDMKYSSILKRAFHSNLGVHEVFAGRKIYQMEPDTERLFQFPYNQPMTPRYTQVVFKLMEIELSMMYDDLYTKAKVIQARGGLILRCVSLTSSMVAFVLFLLTSNNKKRQYRSPPRSDDVVVTYILFIGAFCLEAFAAILAIISPRALVSMEPDQDRHGGCSILSRVPWFIFAKIQPETKPWWSNSIGQYNFLNSCVADDRSRIAQMMVKVGAKEIWTSIRHIRHAKVTTETKNLIHQEINREHLEPLRMPSQLYDVVQRPFEEALLLMHVFTDLLLFKARHMGGIMQQMRPLIDSCKGMSDYMLFLLVMHPALLPVGGNVHDLLVRATKSFKDRSRGSKEIFLDNLPTQSTAFQNAFNLTGEAFSLVEDMVKREEDLRAALQMLAETWVRLLIYAAGKSRPEEHARRLSTGGEFLTFIWLLMAHRQLGDLYYEVDLVERGKGREIYMTGAVCYTDVKVLFEGIPRRSPVHPWNNFQEDSESATPNNVLPSSSSK is encoded by the coding sequence ATGGCCCAAGCTTGGAACGGCCTCATTGTCCAAGTGATTGTTGATTGGGAGATTCAGATATTGTTGCTGCTAAGCTTCGCCCTGCAATTGCTGCTCTTCTTCTTTGGTGGCCTTCGGCGCCGCAGCAGTAATGCTCTGCTCAGGCTCTCACTATGGCTTGCATACCTATCAGCGGACTTCATTGCTGTATACGCCCTAGGTTACCTCTCAAGACATCTACccaccactacaactactactgcaAATGGTGATAGATGTTACCAAGAATGCCTTCAATCCCAAGCATTGTCCAGCCCAAGCCACCCTCTCACTCTCTTGTGGGCACCATTCCTTCTCGTGCACCTTGGCGGGCAAGACACTGTGACTGCCTTCGCCCTGGAGGACAATGAGCTATGGCTGAGGCATTTTCTGAACATGATGGTCCAAGTATGCCTAGTTCTCTATGTGTTATGGAATTCAATGGCACATAACCAGCTTGTGATACCGGCAGCCTTTGTATTTGTCGCCGGAGTCATCAAGTATGGGGAGAGGATATGGGCGCTCAAGTGTGGGAGCCAGAAAGGCCTCAAGAGCTCTGCTATCAGCAGCATTATTGTATTTGATGATTCCACTCAGAAAACCATAGTTGCAAATGAATCATCCAGAGGGAGATATAGACATGAAGACATCCATCTTCAAACTGATATGAAATATTCATCGATTCTCAAGCGTGCTTTTCACTCCAATCTAGGTGTTCATGAGGTATTTGCTGGAAGGAAAATATACCAGATGGAGCCTGACACCGAACGGTTATTTCAGTTTCCTTACAACCAACCAATGACACCAAGATACACACAAGTAGTTTTCAAGCTAATGGAGATTGAGCTTAGCATGATGTACGACGATCTCTACACAAAAGCAAAAGTGATCCAAGCAAGGGGTGGGCTCATACTTCGATGTGTCTCCCTCACCTCCTCAATGGTTGCTTTTGTGTTGTTCCTCTTGACGAGCAACAACAAGAAAAGGCAGTACAGGTCTCCACCAAGAAGTGATGATGTAGTAGTAACATATATATTATTCATAGGAGCTTTTTGCTTGGAGGCTTTTGCTGCCATTCTTGCCATTATTTCACCACGGGCATTGGTGTCCATGGAACCCGACCAAGATAGACATGGAGGATGCAGTATCCTCTCCAGAGTACCATGGTTTATCTTTGCGAAGATCCAGCCAGAAACGAAGCCATGGTGGTCAAACTCAATTGGGCAATACAACTTCTTAAACTCCTGTGTTGCTGACGATAGGTCGAGGATAGCTCAAATGATGGTTAAGGTTGGAGCTAAGGAGATTTGGACTAGCATTCGACACATCAGGCATGCCAAAGTTACCACTGAAACAAAGAATCTCATCCACCAAGAGATCAATAGAGAGCACTTGGAGCCCCTAAGAATGCCTTCTCAATTGTATGATGTGGTCCAGCGCCCCTTCGAGGAGGCCTTGTTGTTGATGCACGTCTTCACAGACTTGCTCCTGTTCAAGGCAAGACACATGGGAGGGATAATGCAGCAGATGCGTCCGCTTATAGATTCATGCAAGGGGATGTCTGATTACATGTTGTTCCTGCTCGTCATGCACCCTGCATTGCTACCTGTTGGAGGCAACGTGCATGACTTACTAGTAAGAGCCACCAAGAGTTTCAAAGACAGATCTCGTGGTAGCAAGGAGATTTTTCTGGATAATTTGCCAACACAGTCTACTGCATTTCAGAATGCGTTCAATTTGACTGGGGAAGCTTTCTCCCTAGTGGAAGACATGGTGAAGCGCGAGGAGGATCTTCGTGCAGCGCTGCAAATGCTTGCGGAGACATGGGTGCGGCTGCTCATCTATGCAGCTGGGAAGTCCCGCCCGGAGGAGCATGCTCGCCGGCTGAGCACGGGAGGGGAGTTCCTCACCTTCATCTGGCTGCTCATGGCACATCGTCAGCTAGGGGACTTGTACTATGAGGTCGATCTCGTGGAAAGAGGTAAAGGGAGAGAAATTTATATGACTGGCGCAGTATGTTACACAGATGTAAAAGTTCTTTTTGAAGGCATCCCGAGAAGATCTCCTGTACATCCATGGAATAACTTCCAAGAGGACTCGGAAAGTGCAACTCCAAACAACGTGCTGCCGAGCTCGTCTTCAAAGTAG
- the LOC136457805 gene encoding large ribosomal subunit protein uL24z-like, with product MKRNPRVTSSRRKCRKAHFTAPSSVRRVLMSAALSTELRHKYNVRSIPIRKDDEVQVVRGTYKGREGKVVQVYRRRWVIHVERITREKVNGSTVNVGIHPSKVIVTKLKLDKDRKALLDRKARGRNADKAKGKFTADDVAAAAGGAAATGASLQEID from the coding sequence atgaaGCGCAACCCCCGCGTCACCAGCTCCCGCCGGAAGTGCCGCAAGGCGCACTTCACGGCCCCGTCCTCCGTCCGCCGCGTGCTCATGTCCGCGGCGCTGTCGACGGAGCTCCGCCACAAGTACAACGTGCGCTCCATCCCGATCCGCAAGGACGACGAGGTGCAGGTCGTGCGCGGCACCTACAAAGGCCGCGAGGGCAAGGTGGTGCAGGTGTACCGCCGTCGCTGGGTCATCCACGTCGAGCGGATCACCCGCGAGAAGGTGAACGGCTCCACCGTGAACGTGGGCATCCACCCCTCGAAGGTGATCGTCACCAAGCTGAAGCTCGACAAGGACCGCAAGGCACTCCTCGACCGCAAGGCCCGGGGCCGCAACGCCGACAAGGCTAAGGGCAAGTTCACCGCCGACGACGTCGCCGCCGCTGCTGGTGGTGCCGCCGCCACCGGTGCCTCTCTCCAGGAGATCGACTAG